A section of the Thalassospira sp. TSL5-1 genome encodes:
- a CDS encoding hydantoinase B/oxoprolinase family protein encodes MNISLDNKHSQDTANGIVRGGETLKEHRDRLMEATKRTKHYAGLERMELRDSDPILYNKLFSRLRAGVVDARETAKKIAASPIVEQEGELCFTLYNAAGDAILTSTGIIIHVGTMGAAIKYMIENNWEANPGVRDKDIFCNNDSLIGNVHPCDIHTIVPIFWEGELIGWVGGVTHVIDTGAVGPGSMATGQVQRFGDGYSITCRKVGENDTLFRDWLHESQRMVRTTRYWMLDERTRIAGCHMIRKLVEELIAEEGIDSYWKFAYESVEHGRIGLQNRIKAMTIPGKYRQVGFVDVPYNHEDVRVPSDFAKVDTIMHAPSEITIRGDATWRLDFEGSSRWGWHTYNAHQVSFTSGIWVMMTQTLIPSEMINDGAAYGTEFRLPKGTWMNPDDRRVAFSYSWHFLVSAWTALWRGLSRSYFGRGYLEEVNAGNANTSNWLQGGGFNQYDEIHAVNSFECAANGTGATAVGDGLSHAAAIWNPEGDMGDMEIWELAEPLVYLGRQIKASSGGSGKYRGGCGFESLRMVWNAKDWTMFFMGNGHISSDWGLMGGYPASSGYRFAAHETGLKKMIEDGKDIPLGGDTDPQNPVWDSLIKEAVIKRDKQAITTEEMFADYDLYLNYMRGGPGFGDPLDRDPQAVADDVNGGYVLERFARQVFGVVLQKGDDGATVDVAATDAERQAIRKARIAKAVPAREWMKAEREKILAKDAETQVQQMFAASFKLGPRFEKEFREFWDLPESWTLKEEELGIPSYGANYSMDVSELPDVKTVQFVDE; translated from the coding sequence ATGAATATCTCCCTGGATAACAAACACTCACAGGATACCGCCAACGGTATTGTGCGCGGTGGAGAAACCCTCAAGGAACATCGCGACCGCCTGATGGAAGCAACAAAACGGACCAAGCACTATGCCGGTCTGGAAAGGATGGAACTGCGCGACAGCGACCCCATCCTTTATAATAAACTCTTTTCGCGCCTTCGGGCCGGTGTGGTTGATGCCCGCGAAACCGCCAAAAAAATCGCGGCCTCCCCGATTGTTGAACAGGAAGGCGAGCTTTGCTTCACCCTTTATAATGCGGCAGGCGACGCGATCCTGACCTCGACAGGCATCATTATCCATGTCGGCACGATGGGCGCCGCGATCAAATACATGATCGAGAATAACTGGGAAGCCAATCCCGGTGTGCGCGACAAGGATATTTTCTGCAACAATGACTCCCTGATCGGTAACGTTCACCCGTGTGACATTCACACCATCGTGCCAATCTTCTGGGAAGGTGAACTGATCGGTTGGGTCGGCGGTGTAACCCATGTCATCGATACTGGCGCAGTCGGCCCGGGCTCGATGGCAACCGGCCAGGTGCAGCGTTTTGGCGATGGCTATTCGATCACCTGCCGCAAGGTTGGCGAAAACGATACGCTGTTTCGCGACTGGCTGCATGAAAGCCAGCGCATGGTGCGCACCACGCGTTACTGGATGCTTGATGAACGTACACGCATCGCAGGCTGCCACATGATCCGCAAGCTTGTCGAGGAACTAATCGCCGAAGAAGGCATCGATTCCTACTGGAAGTTCGCCTATGAATCCGTCGAGCATGGTCGCATCGGGTTGCAGAACCGCATCAAGGCCATGACCATTCCCGGCAAATACCGGCAGGTCGGCTTTGTCGATGTTCCATACAACCACGAAGATGTGCGCGTCCCTTCCGACTTTGCCAAGGTCGATACCATCATGCATGCCCCCTCCGAGATTACCATTCGTGGGGATGCGACATGGCGTCTTGATTTTGAAGGCTCAAGCCGCTGGGGATGGCATACCTATAACGCTCATCAGGTCAGCTTTACATCCGGTATCTGGGTGATGATGACGCAAACCTTGATCCCCTCGGAAATGATCAATGATGGTGCAGCTTATGGGACCGAATTCCGCCTGCCCAAAGGCACCTGGATGAACCCCGATGACCGCCGGGTTGCGTTTTCCTATTCCTGGCACTTCCTTGTTTCCGCCTGGACAGCCTTGTGGCGGGGGCTCTCGCGGTCCTATTTCGGTCGTGGCTATCTCGAAGAAGTTAATGCCGGTAACGCCAATACATCCAACTGGTTACAGGGGGGCGGCTTTAACCAGTATGATGAAATCCATGCCGTAAACTCGTTTGAATGTGCAGCCAATGGTACCGGAGCAACTGCCGTGGGTGACGGGCTTTCCCATGCTGCGGCGATCTGGAACCCGGAAGGTGACATGGGCGACATGGAAATCTGGGAACTGGCCGAACCCCTTGTCTATCTGGGCCGACAGATCAAGGCATCGTCGGGTGGTTCGGGCAAATATCGTGGCGGGTGCGGCTTTGAAAGCCTGCGCATGGTCTGGAATGCCAAGGACTGGACGATGTTCTTCATGGGTAACGGCCATATTTCCTCGGACTGGGGACTGATGGGGGGGTATCCGGCATCATCGGGCTATCGCTTTGCCGCGCACGAGACCGGCCTCAAAAAAATGATCGAGGATGGAAAGGATATTCCACTTGGCGGTGATACCGATCCGCAAAATCCGGTCTGGGATTCCCTTATCAAAGAAGCGGTCATCAAACGCGACAAACAGGCCATCACGACCGAGGAAATGTTTGCCGATTACGACCTTTATCTCAACTATATGCGGGGCGGCCCCGGATTTGGCGATCCGCTTGATCGTGATCCGCAGGCTGTCGCGGATGATGTAAATGGCGGTTACGTTCTTGAACGTTTCGCCCGGCAGGTCTTTGGCGTTGTCCTTCAGAAGGGCGACGACGGTGCAACGGTTGATGTCGCCGCAACCGATGCCGAAAGACAGGCCATCCGCAAGGCCCGTATCGCCAAAGCCGTTCCGGCCCGTGAGTGGATGAAAGCCGAGCGGGAAAAAATTCTTGCCAAAGATGCCGAAACCCAAGTCCAGCAGATGTTTGCGGCCTCCTTCAAACTTGGGCCGCGCTTTGAAAAGGAATTCCGGGAGTTCTGGGACCTGCCGGAAAGCTGGACGCTAAAAGAGGAAGAACTCGGCATCCCGAGTTACGGCGCCAACTATTCGATGGATGTCTCGGAACTGCCGGACGTCAAGACCGTGCAATTCGTTGACGAATAA
- a CDS encoding CoA-transferase has product MDKVFSTATSALADDLKDGMTIMSGGFGLCGIPD; this is encoded by the coding sequence ATGGATAAAGTCTTTTCGACGGCGACATCGGCACTTGCAGATGATCTTAAGGACGGAATGACAATCATGTCAGGTGGCTTTGGACTTTGCGGGATTCCCGATTGA
- a CDS encoding cytochrome ubiquinol oxidase subunit I: protein MEFGIVELSRLQFAMTAMYHFLFVPLTLGLSIVVAIMETVYVMTNRPIWRQMTKFWGTLFGINFVLGVATGITMEFQFGMNWSYYSHYVGDIFGAPLAIEGLMAFFLEATFVGLFFFGWDKLGKVAHLVVAWLVAIGSNFSALWILIANGWMQNPVGAQFNPQTMRMEMTDFFAVLFNEVAQAKFVHTVSAGYVTAAVFVIGVSAWYMLKERHIELARRSITVGAAFGLAAAFSVVLLGDESGYSATHSQKMKLAAIEAMWDTEKAPASFNLIGFPDQKARETHYAIEIPWVMGLIGTRSLTTEIPGINQLVAQAQDRIRSGIIAYDALMHIRAKNGAPDPTDTAIFEKHSADLGFAFLLKKYIDDPRQATDAQIVAAANDTVPTVWPLFWAFRIMVVLGFGFIGTMAYLFYRASFKGMNYPRPMLKLAVIMIPAPWIAAEMGWFVAEFGRQPWTVDGVLPTALSVSSLSITEVSLTLAGFVLFYTVLFIIEMGLMLKYIRKGPYQDVEETEAWVQRHKNRLAGRRNADSIAMPAE from the coding sequence ATGGAATTTGGCATCGTCGAGCTGTCACGGCTGCAATTCGCCATGACGGCCATGTATCATTTCCTCTTTGTGCCGCTGACCCTGGGTTTGTCCATTGTGGTCGCGATCATGGAGACCGTCTATGTCATGACCAACCGCCCGATCTGGCGGCAGATGACAAAATTTTGGGGTACGCTGTTCGGGATCAACTTTGTTCTCGGCGTTGCGACCGGTATCACAATGGAGTTCCAGTTCGGCATGAACTGGAGCTATTATAGCCACTATGTCGGTGACATTTTTGGCGCGCCTTTGGCAATTGAAGGCCTGATGGCCTTCTTTCTTGAGGCGACCTTTGTCGGCCTGTTTTTCTTTGGCTGGGACAAGCTGGGCAAAGTGGCCCATCTGGTCGTGGCTTGGCTGGTGGCAATCGGGTCCAACTTCTCGGCCCTGTGGATTTTGATCGCCAATGGCTGGATGCAAAACCCGGTGGGCGCACAATTTAATCCGCAAACCATGCGCATGGAAATGACGGATTTCTTTGCCGTGTTGTTTAACGAAGTTGCGCAGGCAAAATTTGTCCACACCGTCAGCGCGGGCTATGTCACGGCAGCGGTTTTTGTCATTGGCGTTTCGGCTTGGTATATGCTCAAGGAACGCCATATCGAACTTGCCCGCCGTTCCATTACGGTTGGCGCGGCCTTTGGGTTGGCGGCAGCGTTTTCGGTGGTGCTTCTGGGCGATGAAAGCGGTTATTCCGCCACCCATAGCCAGAAAATGAAACTCGCCGCGATCGAGGCGATGTGGGATACCGAAAAAGCCCCGGCATCGTTTAACCTGATTGGCTTTCCCGACCAGAAGGCGCGTGAAACGCATTATGCCATCGAAATCCCGTGGGTCATGGGTTTGATCGGCACACGGTCGTTAACAACGGAAATTCCAGGTATCAACCAGCTTGTCGCACAGGCACAGGACCGTATTCGTTCCGGCATTATCGCCTATGATGCCCTGATGCACATTCGGGCCAAAAACGGCGCACCGGACCCAACCGATACCGCCATTTTTGAAAAACACTCCGCCGATCTTGGCTTTGCGTTTTTGCTGAAAAAATACATAGATGATCCACGCCAGGCCACCGACGCCCAAATCGTGGCTGCGGCAAACGACACCGTTCCCACCGTCTGGCCGCTGTTCTGGGCCTTCCGAATCATGGTTGTGCTGGGCTTCGGCTTTATCGGCACAATGGCTTATCTGTTCTATCGGGCCTCGTTCAAGGGCATGAATTATCCGCGCCCGATGCTCAAACTGGCCGTGATCATGATCCCGGCCCCCTGGATTGCCGCCGAAATGGGCTGGTTTGTTGCCGAATTTGGCCGCCAACCCTGGACAGTGGACGGCGTTCTGCCAACCGCATTGTCGGTATCCTCCCTGTCGATCACCGAAGTGTCGCTGACACTGGCTGGCTTTGTGCTGTTCTATACTGTTCTGTTCATCATCGAAATGGGGCTGATGCTGAAATATATTCGCAAAGGTCCGTATCAGGATGTGGAAGAAACCGAAGCCTGGGTGCAACGCCATAAAAATCGGCTGGCGGGCCGGCGCAATGCCGACTCTATCGCCATGCCAGCGGAGTAA
- a CDS encoding sigma-54-dependent Fis family transcriptional regulator — protein sequence MELEIKRAWERFVSDGLLSTTKIRRVVAQSWQRSAEQRVNVAQNQAPVLDEGHLHRRKLHSADMISAALPALQRSRHFLADANSMLILADDTGHIVATEGDARVIDAGRDNHLELGGDWNEARIGTNAIGTALVEKTAVHIHGSEHYCEGVQRWTCAAVPVFNPVKRRLIGVVDVSGPAQSFNPQSMALAVSVGSEIEAAIDRQLRMEHEVLLRQFLSKRAVWLNEDMIVLDRYGQIVHATDDNNLEMLLQESGLQTQIEMKPPEEWQNTFRQGLSNTELNLIQNDGTSIGAIVLARRQSRKVSSKFVPRSPSLERTVSFVEILGESPALRGAKERARQFVEAGLPVLLEGETGTGKELFARAIHQAANAPQSPFVPVNCGGIAKDLIASELFGYAKGTFTGADIRGREGKIIAAKGGTLCLDEIGELPLELQPYLLRVLEDGVVYPVGSQDGQKVQFFLVSMTNRSLQSEIAEGRFRSDLYYRIAVATVGIPALRERGDDAALLAEHFAQNAVHRMGRPNPHFTNEVLDVFCRYTWPGNVRQLRNVVETAVALNRGGNIGMQDIPPELSADVRDRTGHGHTNILQRVEETAIRAAMTQCNGNLTEAAKQLGIARSTLYLRLERYGIMH from the coding sequence ATGGAGTTGGAAATAAAACGTGCCTGGGAACGTTTTGTCAGCGATGGTTTGTTGTCGACCACCAAAATTCGTCGTGTTGTCGCTCAATCCTGGCAACGTTCTGCAGAACAGCGGGTGAATGTTGCCCAGAATCAGGCACCTGTGCTTGATGAAGGTCATCTGCATCGTCGTAAATTACATAGTGCTGACATGATCTCTGCGGCCCTTCCGGCTTTGCAGCGGTCCCGTCATTTTCTTGCTGATGCGAACTCGATGCTGATCCTTGCTGATGATACAGGACATATTGTTGCGACCGAAGGAGATGCGCGCGTTATCGATGCGGGGCGGGATAATCATCTTGAATTGGGAGGTGACTGGAACGAAGCAAGGATTGGTACCAATGCCATTGGCACGGCCCTGGTTGAGAAAACGGCCGTTCATATTCATGGCAGTGAACATTATTGTGAGGGCGTGCAACGCTGGACTTGCGCCGCCGTGCCGGTTTTTAACCCGGTAAAACGACGTTTGATTGGCGTTGTGGACGTTTCTGGCCCGGCACAATCATTTAACCCACAGAGCATGGCCCTGGCGGTTTCGGTCGGCAGCGAGATCGAAGCAGCGATTGATCGTCAATTGCGAATGGAGCATGAGGTGCTTTTGCGCCAGTTCCTGAGCAAGCGTGCGGTTTGGCTGAACGAGGATATGATTGTTCTGGATCGTTATGGACAGATTGTCCATGCCACTGACGATAATAATCTTGAGATGCTTTTGCAGGAAAGCGGGCTTCAGACGCAGATCGAAATGAAACCGCCAGAAGAATGGCAGAATACATTTCGTCAGGGACTATCCAATACCGAACTCAATCTGATCCAGAATGATGGGACGAGTATCGGGGCCATCGTTCTGGCCAGGCGGCAGAGCAGAAAGGTGTCATCCAAATTCGTGCCCCGCTCGCCGTCCCTGGAACGCACTGTATCCTTTGTCGAAATTCTGGGAGAAAGTCCTGCCTTGCGGGGGGCGAAAGAACGCGCTCGCCAGTTTGTTGAAGCAGGCCTGCCGGTTCTTCTTGAAGGGGAAACCGGTACGGGCAAGGAACTGTTCGCGCGCGCAATACACCAGGCCGCCAATGCACCGCAAAGTCCGTTTGTGCCGGTTAATTGTGGCGGTATTGCCAAAGACCTGATTGCAAGCGAGTTGTTTGGATATGCCAAGGGAACCTTTACCGGTGCCGATATTCGCGGGCGGGAAGGAAAAATCATTGCGGCGAAGGGTGGAACACTTTGCCTTGATGAAATTGGCGAGTTACCACTTGAATTACAGCCCTATCTTTTGCGGGTGCTGGAAGATGGTGTTGTTTATCCGGTGGGGTCACAGGATGGACAGAAAGTTCAGTTTTTCCTTGTCTCGATGACCAATCGTTCGCTGCAGTCCGAAATAGCGGAAGGCCGGTTCAGAAGTGATTTATATTACCGGATTGCCGTTGCAACGGTAGGCATTCCCGCCCTTCGTGAGAGAGGTGATGATGCCGCACTTCTGGCTGAGCATTTTGCGCAGAATGCCGTGCATCGGATGGGGCGGCCCAATCCGCATTTTACCAATGAGGTGCTTGATGTGTTTTGCCGTTACACATGGCCTGGCAATGTGCGGCAATTGCGCAATGTTGTCGAAACGGCTGTGGCACTCAATCGTGGCGGTAATATTGGAATGCAGGATATTCCGCCGGAGCTGAGTGCGGATGTTCGGGATCGAACAGGGCATGGTCACACAAATATTTTGCAACGTGTGGAAGAAACGGCCATTCGGGCAGCCATGACCCAGTGCAATGGGAATTTGACCGAAGCGGCCAAACAGCTTGGCATAGCGCGTTCGACACTTTATTTGCGTCTTGAACGATACGGGATTATGCACTGA
- the cydX gene encoding cytochrome bd-I oxidase subunit CydX has product MWYFAWILGLPLAAIFAVLNAMWLELREDQKLLNHNNDAEPRRTQS; this is encoded by the coding sequence ATGTGGTATTTTGCATGGATCCTCGGTCTGCCTTTGGCCGCCATATTTGCCGTATTGAACGCGATGTGGCTGGAACTGCGGGAAGACCAAAAACTTCTGAACCATAACAACGACGCAGAACCGCGCAGGACGCAATCCTAG
- a CDS encoding acetone carboxylase subunit gamma: MTSYTRAKISDLIDGKIDPDTLHQMLSTPKDPERFQTYIEILQERMPWDEKIILPLGPKLYIVQQKQSKQWTIRCECGHNFCDWRENWKLHALVSVRDTPEQMEEIYPRLMAPTPTWQVIREYYCPECGTLHDVEAPTPWYPIIRDFEPDIDTFYKEWLGLPVPERSDAA; this comes from the coding sequence ATGACAAGCTATACTCGCGCCAAAATCTCCGATCTCATCGACGGCAAGATTGATCCTGATACCCTGCATCAGATGCTCTCCACCCCCAAAGACCCGGAACGCTTCCAGACCTATATTGAAATTCTGCAGGAACGGATGCCCTGGGATGAAAAAATCATCCTGCCGCTGGGGCCAAAGCTGTACATCGTGCAGCAAAAACAGTCGAAACAATGGACAATTCGCTGTGAATGTGGCCATAATTTCTGCGATTGGCGTGAAAACTGGAAACTTCATGCCCTGGTCAGTGTTCGAGATACGCCAGAACAGATGGAAGAAATTTATCCCCGTCTCATGGCTCCGACACCAACCTGGCAGGTCATCCGCGAATATTATTGCCCTGAATGCGGTACTCTGCATGATGTGGAAGCACCAACACCTTGGTATCCAATCATCCGCGACTTCGAGCCGGATATAGACACTTTCTACAAAGAGTGGCTCGGGCTCCCTGTCCCGGAACGAAGCGACGCCGCGTAA
- a CDS encoding hydantoinase/oxoprolinase family protein, with the protein MNVQNKNARNVQVLGIDAGGTMTDTFFVDASGEFVVGKAQSTPQNEAIGLINSSRDGLSLWDMDMSEALGQLQTGVYSGTAMLNRVVQRKGLKCGLIVNAGMEDFHRMGRAIQCYLGYAYEDRIHLNTHAYDPPLVPRQLTRGVVERVDMSGTVVIPLREESARQAARELIAMDVEGIVISLLHSYKNSTHERRTRDIVLEEIAKSGKNIPVFASADYYPVRKETHRTNTTILEGYAAEPSRQTLKKISDAFKEQGTKFDFRVMATHGGTISWKAKELARTIVSGPIGGVIGAKYLGEVLGYKNIACSDIGGTSFDVALITQGELTIKNDPDMARLVLSLPLVAMDSVGAGAGSFIRLDPYTKAIKLGPDSAGYRVGVCWADSGIDTVTISDCHMVLGYLNPDNFLGGAVKLDRQRSVDAIKTQLADPLGLSVEDAAAGVIELLDSDLRDYLRSMISGKGYSPGNFVCFSYGGAGPVHTYGYTEGLGFEDVIVPAWAAGFSAFGCAAADFEYRYDKSLDINIAPDASDAEKIAASKVLQEAWEELTERVLEEFKLNGYDADKVQLQPGYRMQYRGQLNDLEIESPIHSASTEADWEKLVEAYNNTYGRVYSASARSPELGYSVTGAIMRGTVPIPKPTIPKEELQSETPPEEAKLGTRQFYRKKRWMEAQLYRMESLLPGNHVTGPAIIESDATTFVVPDGFETWLDEHRLFHLKEV; encoded by the coding sequence ATGAACGTGCAGAATAAAAACGCGCGTAACGTTCAGGTTCTCGGTATTGATGCTGGTGGAACCATGACCGATACATTCTTTGTCGATGCAAGCGGCGAATTCGTGGTCGGCAAAGCGCAATCAACCCCCCAAAACGAGGCCATCGGCCTGATCAATTCCAGTCGCGACGGTTTGTCGCTGTGGGATATGGATATGTCCGAGGCTCTTGGGCAATTGCAGACCGGCGTTTATTCCGGCACTGCGATGCTCAACCGTGTCGTACAACGCAAGGGCCTGAAATGCGGCCTGATCGTCAATGCAGGCATGGAAGATTTCCATCGTATGGGCCGGGCAATCCAGTGTTATCTGGGTTATGCCTATGAGGATCGCATCCATCTGAATACCCATGCCTATGACCCGCCCCTGGTACCTCGGCAGCTCACCCGGGGCGTGGTGGAGCGTGTTGATATGTCGGGCACGGTCGTCATTCCGCTGCGCGAAGAAAGCGCACGCCAGGCAGCGCGGGAACTGATCGCAATGGATGTTGAAGGCATCGTGATCAGCCTGCTTCATTCCTATAAGAACTCGACGCATGAACGCCGCACACGCGACATCGTGCTTGAGGAAATTGCCAAAAGCGGCAAGAATATCCCGGTTTTTGCCTCGGCGGATTATTATCCGGTGCGCAAGGAAACACACCGCACCAACACCACCATTCTCGAAGGCTATGCTGCCGAACCCTCGCGCCAGACCCTGAAAAAAATCTCGGATGCCTTCAAGGAACAGGGCACCAAGTTTGACTTCCGCGTTATGGCAACACATGGCGGCACCATTTCCTGGAAAGCAAAGGAACTTGCCCGCACCATCGTTTCCGGCCCGATCGGGGGCGTTATCGGGGCCAAATATCTTGGCGAAGTTCTCGGTTATAAAAATATTGCCTGTTCCGATATTGGCGGAACCTCCTTTGACGTTGCCCTGATCACCCAGGGTGAGCTTACCATCAAAAACGATCCCGATATGGCCCGTCTCGTCCTCTCGCTGCCCCTGGTGGCGATGGATTCCGTCGGGGCCGGTGCGGGTTCCTTTATCCGGCTTGATCCCTATACAAAGGCCATCAAACTCGGGCCGGATTCCGCAGGCTATCGCGTGGGTGTGTGCTGGGCAGACAGCGGCATTGATACCGTGACAATTTCGGATTGCCACATGGTTCTAGGCTATCTCAACCCGGATAACTTCCTTGGCGGGGCTGTTAAGCTTGATCGTCAACGCTCTGTTGATGCCATCAAAACACAGCTTGCCGATCCGCTTGGGCTTTCGGTCGAGGATGCCGCCGCAGGTGTGATCGAACTGCTTGATTCCGACCTTCGGGATTATCTGCGGTCTATGATTTCGGGCAAAGGTTATTCGCCAGGCAACTTCGTATGCTTCTCTTATGGCGGTGCCGGTCCGGTCCATACATATGGCTATACCGAAGGACTGGGCTTTGAAGATGTCATCGTGCCGGCATGGGCGGCCGGTTTCTCGGCATTCGGCTGTGCCGCAGCCGATTTTGAATATCGCTATGACAAGTCGCTCGACATCAATATCGCCCCGGATGCCTCTGACGCGGAAAAAATAGCCGCCTCGAAAGTGCTGCAGGAAGCCTGGGAAGAGCTGACCGAACGCGTGCTCGAAGAATTCAAGCTTAATGGCTATGACGCGGACAAGGTTCAGCTTCAGCCGGGCTATCGCATGCAATATCGCGGACAGCTCAACGATCTTGAAATCGAAAGCCCGATCCATTCGGCATCAACTGAAGCCGACTGGGAAAAGCTGGTCGAGGCCTATAACAATACTTATGGCCGGGTTTATTCCGCCAGCGCACGCTCGCCTGAACTGGGTTATTCGGTAACAGGCGCGATCATGCGTGGCACCGTCCCCATCCCCAAACCAACCATCCCGAAAGAAGAGCTGCAATCCGAAACCCCGCCCGAAGAGGCAAAGCTCGGAACACGTCAGTTCTATCGCAAGAAACGCTGGATGGAAGCACAGCTCTATCGCATGGAATCGCTGCTGCCAGGCAATCACGTCACAGGGCCGGCAATCATTGAATCTGATGCGACCACTTTCGTCGTCCCCGATGGTTTCGAGACATGGCTCGATGAACATCGTTTGTTCCACCTGAAGGAAGTCTGA
- the cydB gene encoding cytochrome d ubiquinol oxidase subunit II has product MILHDLISYDVLRVIWWGLLGVLLIGFALTDGFDMGVGALIPFVGKTDLERRVAINTVGPVWEGNQVWFILGGGAIFAAWPPLYAVSFSGFYLAMFVVLAAFIVRPVAFKYRSKRDDPRWRTAWDWALFASGAVPALLFGVAVGNVIQGVPFHLTEDLRSVYEGAWYIKFIGLLDPFSLLAGVVSLSMLVMHGGAWLTLKAEGAVQHRARTIGSVAALLAVVAYALAGVWMAYGIEGYRIVGDYITTGPSNPLHFNVEKTATWLTAYGERPWIAIAPAMGIVGGLLTFLGLRAGREISTLLFSKMAILGVISSVGLTMFPFIMPSSSHPQSSLTVWNSSSSQLTLFIMLVVTVIFMPLILMYTAWVYKVLWGKVTTASVHDNSHSVY; this is encoded by the coding sequence ATGATTCTGCATGATTTAATCAGCTATGACGTCTTGCGCGTTATCTGGTGGGGCCTTTTGGGTGTTCTGCTGATCGGGTTTGCCCTGACAGATGGCTTTGATATGGGGGTTGGTGCCCTTATTCCATTTGTTGGTAAAACTGACCTTGAACGCCGGGTTGCCATCAATACTGTCGGCCCGGTCTGGGAAGGCAACCAGGTTTGGTTCATTCTGGGCGGCGGCGCAATTTTTGCCGCCTGGCCGCCGCTTTATGCCGTGTCCTTCTCCGGCTTTTATCTGGCGATGTTTGTTGTTCTGGCGGCCTTTATCGTCCGGCCTGTCGCGTTCAAATATCGCTCCAAACGCGATGATCCGCGCTGGCGCACCGCCTGGGACTGGGCCCTGTTTGCTTCCGGTGCCGTTCCCGCCCTGTTGTTTGGGGTTGCTGTTGGCAATGTCATTCAGGGTGTGCCGTTCCACCTTACCGAAGACCTTCGTTCCGTCTATGAAGGGGCGTGGTATATCAAATTCATCGGCCTGCTAGATCCGTTTTCGCTTCTGGCTGGTGTCGTTTCGCTCTCCATGCTGGTCATGCACGGTGGGGCCTGGCTGACCCTGAAAGCCGAAGGGGCCGTCCAGCATCGTGCCCGGACCATTGGTTCGGTTGCGGCCCTGCTGGCGGTGGTGGCCTATGCTCTGGCCGGGGTCTGGATGGCTTATGGCATTGAAGGCTATCGTATCGTTGGTGATTATATCACCACCGGTCCATCCAACCCGTTGCACTTCAATGTAGAAAAAACCGCAACATGGTTAACAGCCTATGGTGAACGTCCCTGGATCGCGATTGCACCGGCAATGGGCATTGTCGGCGGTTTGCTGACCTTTTTGGGCTTGCGGGCCGGGCGCGAAATTTCGACATTGCTGTTCTCCAAGATGGCTATTCTGGGGGTTATTTCCTCGGTCGGGCTAACGATGTTTCCCTTCATCATGCCCTCTTCGTCCCATCCGCAGTCATCATTAACGGTGTGGAACAGTTCATCGTCCCAATTGACCCTGTTCATCATGCTTGTGGTCACGGTGATCTTTATGCCGCTGATCCTAATGTACACCGCCTGGGTCTATAAGGTGCTGTGGGGCAAGGTCACAACAGCCAGCGTTCATGATAACTCGCACTCGGTCTATTGA